A single window of Arthrobacter crystallopoietes DNA harbors:
- a CDS encoding DUF1345 domain-containing protein, giving the protein MASKRQKLLDLNSTLNLSAMRPWSDGALLASPLWHGCGGSAGGRTAQGLNASHREESASRVTNNAIITACIASIAAVVVALIQSSGQGGDPTSVALVILGVLGTIVAWALVNTVYALKYARMYFLDHPGDGFDVKQEPQPAYSDFAYFAFTAGMSYAAPETEPVNSDIRRKALLHALLSYFFGTVLIAVAINLVWGKGDVRV; this is encoded by the coding sequence TTGGCCTCGAAGCGTCAGAAATTGCTGGATTTGAATTCCACCCTGAATCTTTCAGCTATGCGCCCCTGGTCGGATGGTGCACTGCTGGCGTCACCGCTCTGGCATGGGTGTGGCGGATCTGCTGGCGGCAGGACCGCGCAGGGACTGAACGCGTCGCATCGCGAGGAGTCCGCCTCCCGCGTGACCAACAATGCGATCATCACGGCTTGCATCGCGAGCATTGCGGCCGTGGTGGTCGCATTGATCCAGTCCAGCGGCCAGGGCGGAGACCCGACCTCGGTGGCATTGGTCATCCTGGGCGTCCTCGGCACGATCGTAGCCTGGGCGCTCGTCAACACGGTCTATGCCTTGAAGTACGCCCGCATGTACTTCCTCGATCACCCTGGCGACGGGTTCGACGTCAAGCAGGAGCCGCAACCTGCCTACAGCGACTTCGCTTACTTCGCATTCACCGCAGGCATGTCCTACGCTGCGCCTGAAACCGAGCCGGTCAATAGTGACATCCGACGCAAAGCACTTCTTCACGCTCTTCTGTCGTATTTCTTCGGGACAGTCCTGATCGCGGTCGCCATCAATTTGGTCTGGGGCAAGGGTGATGTGCGGGTGTAA
- a CDS encoding recombinase family protein, translating to MPAHIVGYARVSTNEQDLTAQRNGLAVLGVPEDMIYVDHGLTGRNRDRPGLREALAAVRAGDTLVITKLDRLARSLPDARDIVEELTKKKVKLSIGGSVHDPTDPVGRLLFNVLAMVAEFESDLIRARTREGMQVAKAKGRLRGKQPKLSKSQEAHLVSLYKGGQHTTTEIADIFKVARSTVYRIVKRTI from the coding sequence ATGCCAGCACACATCGTCGGTTACGCCCGTGTCTCGACCAATGAGCAGGACCTCACCGCGCAACGGAACGGGCTCGCCGTCCTCGGCGTCCCCGAAGACATGATTTACGTTGACCACGGACTGACCGGCAGGAACAGGGACCGGCCCGGGCTGCGTGAAGCCCTCGCCGCAGTACGGGCCGGCGATACCCTGGTCATTACCAAACTCGACCGGCTCGCCCGCTCCCTTCCCGATGCCCGCGACATTGTTGAAGAGCTGACGAAAAAGAAAGTGAAGCTGAGCATCGGCGGGTCCGTTCACGACCCCACGGATCCCGTCGGGCGGCTGCTCTTCAATGTCCTGGCCATGGTCGCCGAATTCGAATCCGACCTCATCCGCGCCCGCACCCGCGAAGGCATGCAGGTCGCCAAAGCCAAAGGCCGGCTCCGCGGCAAGCAACCCAAACTCTCCAAAAGCCAGGAAGCCCACCTCGTCTCCCTATATAAGGGAGGACAACACACCACAACCGAGATTGCCGATATTTTCAAAGTCGCCCGGAGCACCGTGTACCGCATCGTGAAGCGGACGATATGA
- a CDS encoding IS3 family transposase (programmed frameshift), with translation MPKPYPAEFRRDVVAVARKHEAPLAQIAKDFGISEATLHNWLKKADIEDGSSPGVTEKEAAELREAKKRIRLLEQENEILRRAAAFFARELPPKMTYPLVLDLAADGIPVAVACRVLGFSKQAFYKWKANPVSDRDRADAHLINAALDVHLDDPAFGYRFIADELPALGISAGENRVQRLCSSQRIWSVFAKKRGLSRKAGPPVHEDLVDRDFTATALNELWLTDITEHRTDEGKLYLCAIKDVYSNRIVGYSIDERMKASLAVSALRNAVALRSPRGTVVHSDRGSQFRSTVFVRALKSNGLTGSMGRVGACGDNAAMESFFALLQKNVLDRRRWSTRQELRLAIVTWIEKTYHRRRRQRALGRLTPIEFETIETDLQAA, from the exons GTGCCCAAGCCCTACCCCGCCGAGTTCCGCCGCGATGTTGTTGCCGTCGCCCGGAAGCATGAAGCCCCGCTGGCGCAGATCGCCAAGGACTTCGGGATCTCCGAAGCGACCCTGCATAACTGGCTGAAGAAAGCCGACATCGAGGACGGCAGCAGCCCCGGCGTGACCGAGAAGGAAGCCGCGGAACTGCGGGAGGCCAAGAAACGGATTCGCCTGCTGGAGCAGGAGAACGAGATCCTGCGCCGGGCCGCGGCGTTCTTCGCCCGCGAGCTGC CCCCCAAAATGACGTACCCGCTGGTCCTTGACCTTGCCGCCGACGGAATCCCCGTGGCGGTGGCCTGCCGGGTGCTGGGCTTCTCCAAGCAGGCCTTCTACAAATGGAAGGCCAATCCCGTCTCCGACCGGGACCGGGCGGACGCGCACCTGATCAATGCCGCCCTGGACGTCCATCTGGACGATCCGGCGTTCGGGTACCGGTTCATCGCCGACGAACTGCCGGCCCTGGGCATCAGCGCCGGCGAGAACCGGGTCCAGCGGCTGTGCAGCAGCCAGCGGATCTGGTCCGTCTTCGCCAAGAAGCGCGGTCTCAGCCGCAAGGCCGGCCCACCGGTCCACGAGGACCTCGTGGACCGGGACTTCACGGCCACGGCACTGAACGAGCTGTGGCTGACCGACATCACCGAACACCGAACCGACGAGGGCAAGTTGTATCTCTGCGCGATCAAGGACGTCTACTCCAACCGAATCGTCGGCTACTCCATCGACGAACGGATGAAGGCCTCGCTGGCCGTTTCTGCGCTGCGCAACGCAGTCGCTTTGAGGTCGCCACGGGGAACCGTGGTCCACAGCGATCGCGGCTCCCAGTTCCGCTCCACCGTGTTTGTAAGGGCACTCAAGAGCAACGGCCTGACCGGTTCAATGGGACGGGTCGGCGCGTGCGGCGACAATGCCGCCATGGAATCATTCTTCGCCCTGCTGCAAAAGAACGTCCTGGATCGGCGGCGCTGGTCCACCCGGCAGGAACTGCGCCTGGCCATCGTGACCTGGATCGAGAAAACCTACCACCGCCGGCGCCGCCAGCGCGCCCTTGGCAGGCTGACGCCGATCGAGTTTGAGACAATCGAAACCGACCTTCAAGCCGCCTGA
- a CDS encoding tetratricopeptide repeat protein has product MFRLLEEDLEGFLRGSAPPESVFRALPVFPRSRDEVGLWIWDRFTETDLNDWSTSSLLLEYRFAGGEQFGIAPARLLAERSIPSEAVARLALERTAMTKGRVVPPRGLQPMQFVRTAVERLREGNHRAAENIFSGLVELRPTDGEAWNNLGFCQLPTDPAKATDSLKRGAALLRPPTPPNVANQVLALHLTGRDSEALETSQAYRLAYPRIAANHPSFLWRHVADGRPLQMISVKDVTSYLTDLEAHIQKSCGNTPNGLTTEDL; this is encoded by the coding sequence TTGTTCCGGCTTCTGGAAGAAGACCTCGAAGGCTTCCTTAGGGGCTCTGCTCCCCCTGAATCTGTTTTCCGCGCCCTCCCCGTTTTCCCTAGAAGTCGCGACGAAGTAGGACTGTGGATCTGGGATCGCTTTACTGAAACCGATTTGAACGACTGGTCAACATCCTCCCTCCTTCTCGAATATAGATTCGCTGGTGGAGAGCAATTCGGGATTGCCCCAGCCAGACTCCTTGCTGAACGATCCATTCCTTCGGAGGCTGTGGCAAGGCTTGCCTTGGAACGAACCGCCATGACCAAGGGCAGAGTGGTTCCACCGCGTGGACTTCAGCCGATGCAGTTCGTGAGAACAGCTGTAGAGCGTCTCCGCGAAGGGAATCATCGCGCGGCAGAAAACATTTTTTCCGGGCTTGTGGAGCTCCGGCCAACTGACGGAGAGGCCTGGAACAACTTAGGGTTCTGTCAACTGCCTACCGACCCGGCCAAGGCGACTGATTCGCTGAAGCGCGGCGCGGCGCTTCTGCGCCCGCCAACACCTCCAAACGTCGCGAACCAGGTTCTTGCTCTACATCTAACGGGTCGTGACTCTGAGGCATTGGAAACCAGCCAGGCTTATCGGCTGGCCTATCCACGTATTGCCGCCAACCACCCAAGCTTCCTTTGGAGGCATGTTGCAGACGGCAGGCCGTTACAGATGATCTCTGTCAAGGATGTAACTAGCTACCTGACTGACCTCGAAGCACATATTCAGAAAAGTTGTGGCAATACACCCAATGGACTAACGACTGAGGATCTCTAA
- a CDS encoding TerB N-terminal domain-containing protein, which yields MSQLNGASRRKPLTRWVVLAILLLGLATMPFGFFVFLLGVPLVWWAVLSDRARNSAVVFYDVDDEYAQRFQSLVDAGQYAAQSKGLWRVNESGSLNEGHQQKVNAGAGSLVRRAGASFSDQGPKELVTNIAVPGVTSGHSSIYFLPDRILVAEKGMFTDFGYDALQVLERDIEFIESPGAVPSDGMQVGTTWQYVNKKGGPDRRFKNNPVLPVMRYTDVLLTTSSGFRWILQLSQTDSAKHLAAQLRGRSALPERGRGGGGSVPVTPPSALHPGSQSMPLDSTVSGRQEDVKGITPAGGAPRPKAGSLDKARWYGPNESVQVGRGLQVAGMVYAGRTLSSPRGGTEPSLINPSLRLDLQNPDWSGQCLGYWPSYAEITAAGRAAYLGWLAQGRRIPDIPIGYVFLFMYGLERRVLVDIAAQPELAGELVQIRAEMVDLLRLYGDSSGSFSSYGSQFLDAIDFLMLQAPAAPQAPPPTLTESRWLVPIGLKVQLGNLAADGTPIPAEWALAWAWFHPEISVKTPVTRCPREFTRLFHIRYRQKYAEGFTVRPGKSRMKLNYRTASSQIGSVDLTMSHIPDVFAQQAPVKKLSALFEEVTAELDSYSRWLGRNPNRGGTLAAAALLPPDLIADDTGAVRDFRDWVSGKLAASDTALLSGAELFDHWPSGSADKLSKPDTVNLATLLASLGAGMEPDVRFGGPTIAAEAPVVLFRSQPGSPHSPTPAYSTALTMVHLAAAVTAADGHVAPAELDHLTAHLESSLQLTVPERTRLQAHLQWLGATEVKLSGLTKRLTGLTDVQRASLADMLVTLAAADGHIAPAEVTTLQKIYKLLGLDSSTVSSKIHAVMAAGSSPETQPVTVRPAGEADAGYPIPQSPAGFAASPAQTGRGFALDPTVIQAKMAETAAVSHLLIQIFDEDLQKQEPTAHIEAPEESEPEVSQEQFSPANAVAGLDPAHSKVVHALVGMEQLGWNEFQDLAALHGLLPEGALDTLNEAAFEASDEPLIEGEETLTVNAYALQELLS from the coding sequence GTGTCACAGCTTAATGGCGCCTCGAGGCGGAAGCCGCTGACCCGTTGGGTCGTACTTGCAATTCTTCTGCTGGGGTTGGCGACGATGCCCTTCGGTTTCTTTGTATTCCTTCTAGGAGTACCGCTGGTGTGGTGGGCTGTCCTGTCAGACCGGGCACGGAATTCGGCAGTCGTTTTTTATGACGTCGACGACGAATATGCGCAACGCTTTCAGTCTCTCGTTGATGCCGGGCAGTATGCGGCACAGTCGAAGGGGCTTTGGCGGGTTAATGAATCAGGGTCTCTCAACGAGGGCCACCAGCAGAAGGTTAACGCGGGTGCCGGATCACTGGTTCGGAGGGCTGGCGCCTCGTTCTCCGATCAAGGCCCCAAGGAGCTAGTCACTAACATCGCGGTGCCAGGGGTAACCTCAGGCCACTCCTCGATCTACTTTCTACCTGACCGCATTCTCGTCGCCGAAAAGGGAATGTTCACTGACTTCGGCTACGACGCCTTGCAGGTTCTTGAGCGGGACATCGAATTTATTGAGTCTCCCGGGGCTGTTCCTTCGGATGGCATGCAGGTTGGCACGACCTGGCAGTACGTGAACAAGAAAGGCGGGCCGGATCGCCGTTTCAAGAACAATCCCGTTCTGCCCGTCATGAGATATACGGACGTTCTGCTGACGACGTCCTCGGGTTTCCGCTGGATTCTTCAACTGTCGCAGACGGATTCGGCCAAGCATTTAGCTGCTCAATTGCGGGGCCGCTCAGCCCTCCCGGAACGAGGCCGTGGCGGCGGGGGCTCCGTGCCAGTAACGCCGCCGTCTGCTCTGCATCCCGGATCTCAATCGATGCCGCTGGATTCCACGGTGTCTGGCAGGCAAGAAGACGTTAAGGGCATCACACCTGCAGGTGGCGCACCGCGACCCAAAGCTGGTTCCTTGGACAAGGCGCGGTGGTACGGGCCAAACGAGTCGGTTCAGGTTGGCCGTGGGCTCCAGGTGGCTGGGATGGTCTATGCCGGCAGAACGCTCTCGTCGCCTCGCGGCGGCACCGAGCCTTCACTCATCAATCCTTCGCTTCGGCTCGACTTGCAAAACCCCGACTGGTCCGGGCAGTGCCTGGGCTATTGGCCGTCTTACGCGGAAATTACCGCAGCGGGAAGAGCCGCCTACCTCGGCTGGCTCGCCCAGGGGCGAAGGATCCCGGACATCCCGATCGGCTATGTCTTCTTGTTTATGTACGGGCTCGAGCGGCGCGTCCTTGTCGATATCGCGGCCCAGCCGGAGCTGGCAGGAGAACTGGTACAGATCCGCGCCGAGATGGTTGACCTGCTCCGCTTATACGGCGATAGCAGCGGCTCGTTCTCCAGCTATGGGTCCCAGTTCCTTGATGCTATCGACTTCCTTATGCTGCAGGCGCCGGCTGCACCTCAGGCCCCACCTCCGACCTTGACGGAGTCTCGATGGCTCGTTCCCATCGGTCTTAAGGTCCAGCTGGGCAACCTGGCCGCCGATGGTACGCCGATCCCGGCAGAGTGGGCGCTTGCATGGGCGTGGTTCCATCCTGAGATATCGGTGAAAACTCCGGTCACCCGCTGCCCGCGGGAATTTACGCGCTTGTTCCACATCAGATACAGACAGAAATACGCGGAAGGTTTTACCGTCAGGCCCGGAAAATCCCGCATGAAACTCAACTACCGGACGGCGAGCTCCCAAATTGGTTCGGTGGACCTGACCATGAGTCACATACCGGATGTGTTTGCGCAGCAGGCACCGGTCAAGAAACTCTCCGCACTGTTTGAGGAAGTTACGGCAGAACTGGACTCTTACAGCCGGTGGCTGGGACGTAACCCGAACAGGGGTGGAACCCTGGCAGCCGCTGCACTACTACCGCCGGACCTGATCGCCGACGACACGGGAGCTGTCCGTGATTTCCGGGACTGGGTGTCGGGAAAACTTGCGGCATCCGATACTGCGCTGCTTTCCGGGGCGGAGCTCTTTGACCACTGGCCTTCCGGGAGTGCCGACAAGCTCAGCAAACCGGACACGGTAAACCTGGCCACACTATTGGCCAGCCTTGGTGCAGGTATGGAGCCTGATGTCCGGTTCGGGGGCCCCACGATTGCGGCCGAGGCTCCTGTTGTCCTGTTCCGCAGTCAGCCCGGCAGCCCGCACTCACCGACGCCGGCCTACAGCACCGCATTAACGATGGTGCATTTGGCAGCGGCTGTAACCGCCGCGGACGGACATGTCGCTCCCGCGGAGCTGGATCATCTTACGGCCCATCTGGAATCATCCCTGCAGCTGACAGTTCCTGAACGAACCCGTCTGCAAGCACATCTGCAGTGGCTTGGGGCGACAGAGGTGAAACTCTCGGGCCTGACCAAGCGCCTCACCGGTCTCACGGATGTACAAAGGGCATCGCTGGCGGACATGCTTGTCACCTTGGCTGCTGCCGACGGACATATTGCGCCTGCTGAGGTCACCACTTTGCAGAAGATCTATAAGTTGCTCGGCCTGGATAGCTCAACGGTTTCAAGCAAAATACATGCCGTGATGGCTGCTGGATCAAGCCCAGAGACGCAGCCCGTGACGGTTCGCCCGGCAGGAGAGGCGGATGCCGGCTACCCGATACCTCAGAGCCCGGCAGGTTTCGCCGCCTCCCCGGCCCAGACCGGGAGGGGGTTCGCCCTGGACCCCACGGTCATCCAGGCAAAAATGGCAGAGACCGCTGCGGTATCTCATCTACTGATACAGATCTTCGACGAAGACCTACAAAAGCAAGAGCCCACAGCTCACATAGAAGCGCCGGAAGAATCCGAACCTGAAGTTTCGCAAGAGCAGTTCTCGCCGGCCAACGCGGTTGCCGGTCTCGACCCGGCACATTCGAAGGTCGTCCATGCCTTGGTAGGGATGGAACAACTCGGCTGGAATGAATTTCAGGATCTGGCCGCCCTGCACGGCCTCCTTCCTGAGGGCGCCTTGGACACCCTGAATGAAGCAGCATTTGAAGCCTCCGACGAGCCCCTCATCGAAGGCGAGGAAACCTTGACAGTCAACGCCTATGCCCTACAGGAGCTTCTTTCATGA
- a CDS encoding ATP-binding protein, producing the protein MTTSSLATIRPRERDSLLQSLRAGVVPRLGQQHVQVGRANEVQALLSDISRINDGGSGSRFIIGDYGSGKTFFLHVVRSIALQQKLVTIHADLSPDRRLHATGGQARSLYAELMRNMSTRAKPDGGAMSSVVERFVTQALTESRTSGEAVEDIIRRNLNELSELTGGYDFAEVITKYWQGHDSGNEQLKSDAVRWLRGEFTTRTDARIALGVRTIVDDANFYDQLKLLARFVRLAGFGGILICLDEMVNLYKLANSQARNSNYEQILRILNDSTQGSASGLGFIFGGTPDFLLDPRRGLYSYAALQSRLEENSYAVDGLVDYSGPVLRLASLTPEDFYVLLTKLRHVQAAGDESAYLISDEGIAEYMNHCAERIGDAYFRTPRNTIKGFLDLLAVLEQNPEQRWQDLLSGVTLERESNPDLAPLELPDHGGESAARNVAVPPATGSAGVQTQIPNPPNDAGDDDLSVFKL; encoded by the coding sequence ATGACCACGTCTTCGCTCGCCACCATCCGGCCCCGTGAACGCGACTCACTCCTACAGTCCCTGCGCGCCGGCGTGGTCCCACGGCTGGGCCAGCAGCATGTCCAGGTAGGACGGGCCAACGAAGTCCAGGCTCTACTCTCAGATATCAGCCGTATCAATGACGGTGGCTCCGGAAGCCGCTTCATCATCGGCGACTACGGATCAGGCAAAACCTTCTTCCTGCACGTTGTCCGCTCCATCGCCCTCCAACAAAAGCTCGTCACGATCCATGCCGATTTGTCCCCCGATCGACGTCTGCACGCCACCGGCGGGCAGGCCCGGAGCCTGTATGCAGAACTGATGCGGAACATGTCCACCCGGGCCAAACCCGACGGCGGAGCAATGTCCAGCGTTGTCGAGCGCTTCGTCACCCAGGCACTGACCGAATCCCGCACCTCCGGCGAGGCCGTAGAAGATATCATCCGCCGGAACCTGAACGAGCTCTCCGAACTCACCGGCGGTTATGACTTCGCAGAAGTCATAACCAAGTACTGGCAGGGACACGACAGCGGTAACGAACAGCTCAAGTCGGACGCCGTCCGATGGCTGCGCGGAGAATTTACCACCCGAACCGACGCGCGCATCGCTCTGGGCGTGCGAACCATCGTGGACGACGCCAATTTCTACGACCAGCTCAAGCTCCTGGCACGGTTCGTCCGTCTTGCCGGCTTCGGCGGGATCCTCATTTGCTTGGACGAGATGGTGAACCTTTACAAACTGGCAAACAGCCAGGCCCGCAATTCGAACTACGAGCAGATCCTGAGGATCCTAAATGACTCGACCCAGGGATCAGCTTCGGGGCTGGGGTTCATATTTGGCGGGACCCCCGATTTCCTCCTCGATCCGCGCCGCGGACTCTATTCATACGCTGCTCTGCAATCACGCTTGGAAGAGAACAGCTACGCGGTCGATGGACTCGTGGACTACTCGGGACCCGTGCTGCGCCTGGCCAGCCTGACGCCGGAAGACTTCTATGTCTTGCTCACCAAGCTAAGACATGTGCAGGCTGCCGGGGACGAATCAGCATATCTCATCAGCGACGAAGGCATCGCCGAGTATATGAACCACTGTGCCGAACGCATTGGAGACGCTTATTTCCGGACGCCCCGCAACACGATCAAGGGCTTCCTGGACCTTCTGGCAGTGCTGGAGCAGAACCCCGAACAAAGGTGGCAGGACCTGCTTTCCGGCGTCACGCTCGAGCGAGAATCGAACCCGGATCTCGCACCGCTGGAGCTCCCTGACCACGGCGGTGAATCGGCAGCTCGGAACGTCGCAGTGCCACCCGCAACCGGATCCGCCGGCGTCCAGACCCAGATTCCGAATCCCCCGAACGATGCCGGCGACGATGATCTTTCGGTTTTCAAACTCTGA